The Streptomyces sp. NBC_00775 genome includes the window CGGCGAGGGCCACTACATGAACGCGGGCCCTGCCCGTCTCCCGCAGTGGATGGTCACCCTCGACTACTGCCGCGAACTCGGCGTCCCCATCGAGGTGTTCACCAACGTGAACGCGGACGCGTACATCTACAACGAGTCGACCGGCATGACCAAGCCGATGCGCTACCGCACCGCCAAGGCCGATGTCTACGGCTATGTCTCCGAGTTGCTCGCCAAGGCCACCGACAAGGGCGCCCTCGACAAGGAGCTGACCGCCACCGACCAGGAGAAACTCGTCGAGTTCCTCAAGGACTTCGGCGAACTCGGCGACAAACTGACGTACGAGGGCGGTGAACGCCGCGGCTACACCACCGTCCCGGCCGCCGCGGGAACCCCAGGCGTGCTCCTCGGGGACGTACCGTCGGCCTCCGAGGTCTTCGCCACCGGCGTCGGCCGCTACTTCTCCTTCGAATTCGGCTTCGACCAGGCGATGCTGATGTTCCAGCCGGTGGGCGGCATGGACCAGATACCGCGCGCGCTGACCAAGGCGATCGGGGCCCATCGCATCCGTACAGGGGCCGCGGTTTCCAAAATCACCGACAAGGGGAGTGGCGTTACCGTCACTTACACCCAGGGCGGCCGTACCAAGTCCATCGACGCCGACTACTGCATCGGCGCCCTCCCGCCCAACATCTTCGCCAAGATCCCGCACAACCTCGGCTCCGGCGTCCAGAGCGCGCTGGAGGCGATCACGCCGCAGTCCGCCGCCAAGATCGGCCTGGAGTACCGCTCCCGCTGGTGGGAGCTGGACCACAACATCTACGGCGGCATCACGGAGACCGACCAGGACGTCGTCCACATCTGGCACCCCTCGTACGGCTTCCACGGCGAGCGCGGCGTACTGATCGGCTACTACAACTACGACGACGACGCCGACTCGTACGCGAAGCTCACCCCCGAGGAGCGCGAGAAGCGCGCGGTGGCCACGGGCGTGAAGATCTACGGCGAGAAGTACCGCACCGAACTCGCGTCCTCTTTCTCGCACCACTGGCGTCAGACGCCCCACCTGGAGGCCGCCTGGCACGACACCCCCGGCGGACCCGACGACGCCCGCTACAAGCCGCTGAACCAGCCCACCGGACGGGTCTACTTCGCGGGCGACTGGCTCAGTTACACCGACGCCTGGCAGCACGGTGCCTTCACGTCCGCTCGCAAGGCGGTCACCGCGCTCCACGCGCGTGTGCTGTCCTCGTAACACGCGTGTGCTGTCCTCATAGCCGTCTGTAAGTGTCTTCGCGGCCGCTTCGGATGTCTTTCCAGCCGCTCGTGGTGGCTGAGAAGTCGGTAAGAGGCGGCGGTGCGGAGCGCGGGCCGGGAATGCCCGCGCTCCGGACCACGTTGTGCAGTACGAACACGAGGAGGAGCGGTCACAGTGCTTGATCCGCAGGGTTTGTACGCATGGGAGCCGAAGGGCCTGGCCGTTGTCGACATGGCACTCGCCCAGGAGTCGGCCGGCCTGGTCATGCTCTACCACTTCGACGGATACATCGACGCGGGCGAAACCGGCGACCAGATCGTCGACCGGGTGCTCGACTCGCTGCCCCACCAGGTCGTGGCCCGTTTCGACCACGACCGGCTCGTGGACTACCGGGCCCGGCGCCCGCTGCTGACGTTCAAGCGCGACCGCTGGACCGACTACGAAGAGCCCACCCTTGACGTACGCCTCGTGCAGGACGCCACGGGCGCGCCCTTCCTGCTGCTCTCCGGCCCCGAGCCGGACGTCGAGTGGGAGCGCTTCGCCGCCGCCGTCCAGCAGATCGTGGAGCGGCTCGGCGTCCGTCTCTCCGTGAACTTCCACGGCATCCCGATGGGCGTCCCGCACACCCGCCCCGTGGGCCTCACCCCGCACGGCAACCGCACCGATCTGGTGCCCGGCCACCGCAGCCCCTTCGATGAGGCACAGGTCCCCGGAAGCGCCGAGGCCCTCGTCGAGTACCGCCTCATGGAGGCAGGACACGACGTGCTGGGCGTCGCCGCGCACGTGCCGCACTACATCGCGCGTTCCCCGTACCCGGATGCCGCGCTGACCGTACTGGAGTCCATCACCGGCGCGACCGGCCTGGTGCTCCCCGCCATCGCGCACTCCCTGCGCACCGAGGCGCACCGCACCCAGACGGAGATCGACCGGCAGATCCAGGAGGGGGACGAAGAGCTCGTCGCCCTCGTCCAGGGTCTTGAGCACCAGTACGACGCCGCGGCGGGCGCCGAGACGCGGGGCAACATGCTCGCGGAGCCGGTGGACATCCCGTCGGCGGACGAGATCGGGTTGGAGTTCGAGCGGTTCCTGGCGGAGCGGGAGGGCGACGCCTAGCCCTGGTCTTTCGGGGCTCCCTGTCGGAGGGACTGTCAGCGGCAGGCCCTAAGCTGCTGGGCATGCTGAAGGTGGGCCTGACCGGTGGTATCGGCGCCGGCAAGAGCGAGGTGTCGCGGCTGCTCGTCGAGCAGGGCGCGGTGCTGATCGACGCGGACAGGATCGCGCGAGAGGTCGTCGCGCCCGGAACTCCCGGGCTCGCGGCGGTCGTCGACGCCTTCGGCGAGGACGTGCTCGCACCGGACGGCGGCCTGGACCGGCCCAAGCTGGGCTCGATCGTCTTCGCCGACCCGGAGAGACTCGCCGTCCTCAACTCGATCGTGCACCCCCTGGTGGGCGCCCGCACCCGCGAACTCGAAAGATCCGCCTCCGAAGAGGCCGTCGTCGTACACGACGTGCCCCTCCTCGCCGAGAACAGCCTCGCACCGCTGTACGACCTGGTGATCGTCGTCGACGCCAGTCCCGGAACCCAGCTCGACCGGCTCGTACGGCTGCGCGGCATGACCGAGGAGGACGCCCGCGCCCGCATGGCCGCCCAGGCCCCGCGCGAGAAGCGCCTGGAGATCGCGGACGTCGTCATCGACAACGACGTACCCCTGGAGGAGTTGCAGCGGCGCGTACGGGAGGTATGGGCGGATCTCGCGCGTAGGGCCCATCAACCCCGTCAGCCCCAGGAATAGCGGCCCCCTGCGGGGGCGTTGAACCCTTCGAGTGAGGGAAGGACTCTGCCGTGCCCGAGACCAGCGGTTCGACCGGACGTACTCCGGAGACCCATGTCATCGACTTCCGTGCCGCCGAGCGACTGCTCGAAGCGCGGGACCCGCGGGGCGCGGTGAAGCTGCTCGACTCAGTCATCGGCGCGCATCCGGAGAACACGGCAGCCCGGCTGCTGCGCGCGCGTGCCTTCTTCGCCGCCGCGCAACTCCGACCCGCCGAGCTGGAGTTCACGATCGTCCTGGAGCGCGAGCCGGACAACGCCTTCGCGCACTTCGCGCTCGCCCGCACCTATGAGCGCCAGCGCCGCCCCGATCTGGCGAAGCGGCACTTCAGACTGGCGGCGGCGCTCGACCCGAAGCCGCAGTATCTCGAAGCGGCGCGCTTCGACTCGTAAGACATGAGCCGGCGGTGAGTGGGCCGTGAGCGGGCCCTGAGCCGGTCAGGGGTGGCGGTGCTCCGGCGGCCGGTGCGGCGGCCCCTGATCAGCCGGCCGGTACGGAGGTCGCTGATCCACAGGCTGGTACGGCGGGATGTCCCGGCCCGGCTGGAAGTGCGGCCCCTGATGGATGTGCCACAGGATCATGGTCATGTCGACGGTGACGATCAGCCACAGCACGCCGCAGGCGGCCGCCCATCCCGGCCGCCCGGCCAGGGCGAACGCGGCCGTCCCGAAGATCGCCCAGATCAGGCCCCACAGGCTCAGCCAGAAGCGCATCCGCAGAGCACTGCGCGCTGTCGTCGGTTCACTGCCCGTACGCATCAGGATCACTACTCCTACTCGGAAACGTACTCTTCCTGGTGCACGTTCACCAAGGGAGAGCGGTCGGATCCACGACCACCGGGGGAGGCGACGGTGCTGCTGGACGCGCTGCGGGCGGACGCGAGACTCGCGGAGTGGCTGAGGGACCTGGAGAGCGAGGGCCCGCCGCGGACGGAAGCGGTGCTTCCGGACGCGGACGAGCTGCCGGACGTCCTGCTCGACCTGACCGTGGCCCACGAGCACATCAATGAACTCGTCGC containing:
- a CDS encoding PAC2 family protein yields the protein MLDPQGLYAWEPKGLAVVDMALAQESAGLVMLYHFDGYIDAGETGDQIVDRVLDSLPHQVVARFDHDRLVDYRARRPLLTFKRDRWTDYEEPTLDVRLVQDATGAPFLLLSGPEPDVEWERFAAAVQQIVERLGVRLSVNFHGIPMGVPHTRPVGLTPHGNRTDLVPGHRSPFDEAQVPGSAEALVEYRLMEAGHDVLGVAAHVPHYIARSPYPDAALTVLESITGATGLVLPAIAHSLRTEAHRTQTEIDRQIQEGDEELVALVQGLEHQYDAAAGAETRGNMLAEPVDIPSADEIGLEFERFLAEREGDA
- a CDS encoding tetratricopeptide repeat protein, producing MPETSGSTGRTPETHVIDFRAAERLLEARDPRGAVKLLDSVIGAHPENTAARLLRARAFFAAAQLRPAELEFTIVLEREPDNAFAHFALARTYERQRRPDLAKRHFRLAAALDPKPQYLEAARFDS
- a CDS encoding DUF6343 family protein, whose protein sequence is MRTGSEPTTARSALRMRFWLSLWGLIWAIFGTAAFALAGRPGWAAACGVLWLIVTVDMTMILWHIHQGPHFQPGRDIPPYQPVDQRPPYRPADQGPPHRPPEHRHP
- the coaE gene encoding dephospho-CoA kinase, producing the protein MLKVGLTGGIGAGKSEVSRLLVEQGAVLIDADRIAREVVAPGTPGLAAVVDAFGEDVLAPDGGLDRPKLGSIVFADPERLAVLNSIVHPLVGARTRELERSASEEAVVVHDVPLLAENSLAPLYDLVIVVDASPGTQLDRLVRLRGMTEEDARARMAAQAPREKRLEIADVVIDNDVPLEELQRRVREVWADLARRAHQPRQPQE
- a CDS encoding flavin monoamine oxidase family protein encodes the protein MFATMGALGLAPTAQAAQREQPFRALKSSDFTLTGRGAAKVVIVGGGIAGLASAYELGKAGYDCTILEARDRTGGRNFTVRGGDSTTDLYGNTQTARFGEGHYMNAGPARLPQWMVTLDYCRELGVPIEVFTNVNADAYIYNESTGMTKPMRYRTAKADVYGYVSELLAKATDKGALDKELTATDQEKLVEFLKDFGELGDKLTYEGGERRGYTTVPAAAGTPGVLLGDVPSASEVFATGVGRYFSFEFGFDQAMLMFQPVGGMDQIPRALTKAIGAHRIRTGAAVSKITDKGSGVTVTYTQGGRTKSIDADYCIGALPPNIFAKIPHNLGSGVQSALEAITPQSAAKIGLEYRSRWWELDHNIYGGITETDQDVVHIWHPSYGFHGERGVLIGYYNYDDDADSYAKLTPEEREKRAVATGVKIYGEKYRTELASSFSHHWRQTPHLEAAWHDTPGGPDDARYKPLNQPTGRVYFAGDWLSYTDAWQHGAFTSARKAVTALHARVLSS